A genomic window from Henningerozyma blattae CBS 6284 chromosome 3, complete genome includes:
- the HUL4 gene encoding putative E3 ubiquitin-protein ligase HUL4 (similar to Saccharomyces cerevisiae HUL4 (YJR036C); ancestral locus Anc_1.462) yields MRSLFRSKTKKYKKKENNPSFNNGNDASITHASENVGRNEHCTAGISNTVENGGYNSNNGQGVTDIPYILSHTKTMTNSTSAAIRRSGSRKRDALNKMMQSSHLSTYCPCCGSLIHYPEEITRFKCGICQVSTEFNTAPLSPNSPRVHNEKRDNMIISLDQLNKLVNYCYNILEMKNSQFLKDGISFSKSTVFDPVTDYLTERFRDPKIINRSFRMPPGSKILINFDQLNQFYSIIMSLPTRKPFFELLSSCNYCLKKPGDYYSFDPTLNHFTEDLNFVWLLIIWEIPLIKDCFSHYNKTEINNSCFVTSEMYVIVYELIKPLVGYMSALLFIQNNYNMICFMNHLRYLKLDQFKKFLEILNLYLNFQLKKIIKYPIMNTNNNNDRFSNTITNSFQDLSVTNQHHNASHNHASHNHTLQTHTLQNHTSQNYSTINNTIANNTNNTSLINNTNRLAQIREVSNNLAIDSQTNSQFQQQIISQPMSNSNSNSNTNQQNLKENMINKTSTDKQPMHININPLDKPLPSNTNFTDLSPLENNSFAKNIAPPIQFASNDNIHQNSSTSMNHSNSMGHSNSIEHSPRLSYIEPNTLENSNSIADTLINNSQPTVRRSHSTNSPRGRSSRSINSHSASTSISSSTPSSRSNSNNSIHINKSKNLNRYSFNLLANKHTDNAIHNNECQGNLDTHSNDRNSYIEVGNISQGISLQNNFQNTNPFLNSQLKSTTNNSIPNNPITNNDNSNTISFINNHTNSITNNLITSHNHYISNNNSHPNHSNAITNNNIHSNQDNSSSSPTNLNPTSNTTNNTEASKRSEKYQLLQDFRFKTTDYDSSWQIRSVARLLAIFYKVNMKRTNTRISTNEFYNTLLDFIDYKKDFTSWQYHDKCSINSNWLKLLSFDEKYSQTNKVENSNGNKTRPNNLMILLNNPNFNNNVMSQKTLFCHFPFLLSLGIKISIMEFEIHNIMEYEAEQAFLSSLDKGKQIDVYFKISIRRNHVTKDSLQAIRNHKKDLLKSLKVEFIDEPGVDAGGLKKEWFYLLTGSLFNPINGLFVYVEESRLEWFTIHEPGHHKPTENKKYLFKDPPALSEKISELYYLFGVIVGLAIFNSNILDLKFPKAFYKKLSGESLNFDDFTELYPETARNLVKMLEYEGNDFEDVFGLTFETTYLDISPGNAPNSNDKKGTSIMHSKKKIYRTVELCENGQSIKINNSNKHKYVSLWMDFYLNTSIQEPFERFQAGFKHVFAQCMSCKLFNSEELERLICGSSQKDSYDFAMLRSVTRYNGGFSDTSQVVQWFWEILQSWPSVLQKKFLIFVSGSDRVPATGMSTLPFKITRIYSKSKPQSLPLAHTCFNELCLWDYESKTILEQKLKYAVLEAEGFGIK; encoded by the coding sequence ATGAGATCCTTGTTTAGGAGCAAGACTAAGAAGTataagaagaaagaaaataacCCTTCTTTCAATAATGGAAATGATGCTAGTATTACCCATGCTTCAGAAAATGTTGGTCGTAACGAGCACTGTACAGCAGGTATCAGCAACACAGTCGAGAATGGGGGGTACAATAGTAACAATGGACAGGGAGTGACAGACATTCCCTATATACTGTCCCATACAAAGACTATGACAAACAGTACGTCAGCGGCTATCAGGCGATCGGGCTCGAGAAAACGTGATGCATTGAATAAAATGATGCAATCGTCACATCTTTCTACATATTGCCCTTGTTGTGGATCTTTGATTCATTATCCGGAAGAAATTACGAGGTTCAAATGTGGGATTTGTCAAGTATCAACGGAATTTAATACTGCCCCTCTATCACCAAATTCTCCAAGAGTTCATAATGAAAAGAGAGataatatgattattagcttggatcaattgaataaattggtcaattattgttataataTCTTAGAGATGAAGAATagtcaatttttaaaggaTGGGATTTCATTTAGTAAATCCACAGTTTTCGATCCGGTGACTGATTATTTGACTGAGAGGTTTAGAGATcctaaaattattaatcgATCATTCAGAATGCCTCCAGGTTCCAAAAtcttaataaattttgatcAATTAAACCAATTCTATTCTATTATAATGTCATTACCAACACGGAAGccattttttgaattattaagtTCATGtaattattgtttaaagAAACCAGGTGATTACTATAGTTTCGATCCAactttaaatcattttactgaagatttaaattttgtttggttattaattatttggGAAATAcctttaattaaagattgCTTTTCCcattataataaaacagaaattaataattcatgtTTCGTTACATCAGAAATGTATGTGATAGTTTATGAATTGATTAAACCATTAGTTGGCTATATGAGtgctttattatttattcaaaataattacaaTATGATTTGTTTCATGAATCATTTAagatatttgaaattagatcaatttaaaaaattcttagaaattttaaatttatatttaaatttccaattgaaaaaaattattaagtaTCCAATTAtgaatactaataataataacgaccgtttttcaaatacaattacaaattcGTTTCAAGATTTATCAGTAACAAATCAACATCATAATGCTTCACATAATCATGCATCACACAATCATACATTGCAAACTCATACATTGCAAAATCATACATCACAAAATTATTCTAccattaataataccatTGCTAATAACACCAACAATACTAGTTTAATTAACAATACAAATAGATTAGCTCAAATTAGAGAGGttagtaataatttagCAATTGATTCTCAAACCAATTCACAATTTcaacaacaaataatttctcAACCAAtgtcaaattcaaattcaaattccaaCACAAATCAGcagaatttaaaagaaaatatgatCAATAAAACTTCAACAGATAAACAACCTATgcatataaatattaatccTTTAGATAAACCTTTACCTTCTAATACAAATTTCACAGATCTATCTCCActagaaaataattcatttgcTAAAAATATAGCTCCTCCTATTCAATTCGcttcaaatgataatatcCACCAGAATTCATCGACGTCAATGaatcattcaaattcaatggGCCATTCAAACTCAATAGAACATTCTCCAAGATTAAGTTATATAGAACCAAATACATTggaaaattcaaattcaattgcAGATACTTTGATTAACAATAGTCAACCTACAGTAAGAAGATCACATTCAACAAACTCTCCCAGGGGAAGATCTTCAAGATCAATTAATTCTCATTCAGCTTCAACatctatttcttcttctactCCATCTTCAAGGagtaattcaaataattccattcacattaataaatcaaagaatttaaataggTATTCTTTTAATCTATTAGCTAATAAACATACTGATAATGCTATTCATAATAATGAATGTCAAGGCAACTTAGATACACATTCAAATGATAGAAATAGTTATATCGAGGTAGGAAACATTTCGCAAGGAATTTCacttcaaaataatttccaaaatacaaatccatttttaaattctcaACTAAAATCAACCACTAATAACTCAATACCTAATAATCCCattacaaataatgataattctaatactATTAGTTTTATCAATAATCATACTAATTCAATAACAAATAACTTAATTACAAGTCATAAccattatatttcaaataataacagcCATCCAAATCACAGTAATGCCATTACAAACAACAACATTCATTCAAACCAAGATAACTCTAGTTCATCTCCTACCAACTTGAATCCAACTTCTAATACAACAAACAATACAGAAGCATCAAAAAGATCAGAAAAATATCAGCTGTTACAAGATTTCAGATTTAAGACTACCGATTATGATTCAAGTTGGCAAATTAGATCGGTTGCTAGACTATTGgcaatattttataaagtCAACATGAAGAGAACAAATACAAGAATTAGTACAAATGAATTCTATAATACTCTTCTAGATTTTATTgattataaaaaagatTTCACCAGTTGGCAATATCATGATAAATGCTccattaattcaaattggttaaaattattatcttttgatGAGAAATATTCTCAAACTAATAAGGTCGAGAATTctaatggtaataaaaCTCGTCCAAATAATCTTATGATTTTGTTAAATAAcccaaattttaataataatgtcaTGTCTCAAAAAACTTTATTCTGCCATTTcccatttttattatccttaggtataaaaatttcaataatggAATTTGAAATCCATAACATCATGGAATATGAAGCAGAGCAAGcatttttatcttcattGGATAAAGGTAAACAAATTGATGTTTATTTTAAGATTTCGATCAGAAGAAACCATGTAACAAAGGATTCTCTACAAGCTATAAGGAATCATAAAAaggatttattaaaatcattaaaagtAGAGTTTATTGATGAGCCAGGTGTAGATGCTGGTGGTTTGAAAAAGGAATGGTTTTACCTTCTAACCGGTTCGTTATTTAATCCTATTAATGGCTTATTTGTTTATGTTGAAGAAAGTAGATTAGAATGGTTTACAATTCATGAACCTGGGCATCATAAGCCTACtgagaataaaaaatacttATTTAAAGATCCCCCTGCTTtaagtgaaaaaatttcGGAATTATATTATCTCTTTGGGGTTATTGTTGGATTGGccatttttaatagtaatatcttggatttaaaatttccaaaggctttttataaaaaattatcaggtgaatctttaaattttgatgatTTTACTGAATTATATCCAGAAACTGCACGCAATTTGGTAAAAATGTTAGAATATGAAGGAAATGATTTTGAAGATGTGTTTGGATTAACTTTTGAGACAACTTATCTAGATATTTCCCCAGGTAATGCAcctaattcaaatgataagAAAGGTACTAGTATAATGcattctaaaaaaaaaatttaccgTACTGTAGAATTATGTGAAAATGGCCAATCtatcaaaatcaataattcCAATAAGCATAAATATGTTTCACTTTGGATGGATTTTTATCTAAACACAAGTATTCAGGAGCCATTTGAAAGATTCCAAGCTGGGTTTAAACATGTATTTGCTCAATGTATGTCTtgcaaattatttaattcagaGGAATTGGAAAGATTGATCTGTGGTAGTTCTCAAAAGGATTCGTATGATTTTGCCATGCTCAGAAGTGTTACAAGATATAATGGAGGGTTTTCAGATACATCACAAGTAGTTCAATGGTTTTGGGAAATTCTTCAAAGTTGGCCTTCTGTGCTtcaaaaaaagtttttaatttttgttagTGGATCAGATCGAGTTCCAGCAACAGGTATGTCTACATTACCCTTTAAAATTACCAGAATTTATTCAAAGAGCAAACCTCAATCATTACCTTTGGCACATACTTGCTTCAATGAGTTGTGCTTATGGGATTATGAATCAAAAACTATACTagaacaaaaattaaaatatgcAGTTTTAGAAGCAGAAGGGTTTGGTATCAAATAG
- the URB2 gene encoding ribosome biogenesis protein URB2 (similar to Saccharomyces cerevisiae URB2 (YJR041C); ancestral locus Anc_1.467) gives MLLPENTQSLTKLLRSKDITTCEIYDIVINFDNLKFNFPNKEIFVLELIIDRWNDAKLTKFKTDPKIWQLFNTIWSQLDDENIKRRLFKNLKFFPHLAQALNLVSSFENPSDVEGFLISVSEICKSFNYSLTLGISLENAERILADLLTLINRTNMEKFSIPLRQNIVQQILNLTDFGNRIQLSNKNSASYTNILLLPSLEYISCNPEDDFTNSTLTSFMAKLLFGPHINPIKQLETFFKNKGSKLNASTSIILFEKSASFLSKQKIEQLEIIFTLVTDAQPTVTSQLLNKLSSSKKTLSQPFLEKLFTTCIDSNQNKIITTQETWSLILDILELDLEIGIKYFETLLKLIDENKDANKDNTIKIWSKIIKCHINAREFYKFFDELQSFIIKSNYYFLLSDSSFSYWITSNLSFLSSSQLNDLLSKCIDNTLHDSSNNAPLLLLETCCNGLINLSYTALPFFKTTLSKIFNSEDAKNQSKLYAVKYILMEVYEDFVTGQNLEDLTREITIPSDLKGKNIIDFTYFCFKLREYRDFDISNVISYFVKTFKKPDVFTSSTKLSIIEELFTKWSSIINLLFSKEDLTYFVEQLLAEPELTVLQKLVLDDDFFEEGNILYLLTNALLNLLDNVTIVSLLIDFPIQCIHKDLRIELINKIIEKSAITKNDSRLLFHLLEYPTFKSIIETDLRSLYHYLSKSTDTSFEYSNIVVEKIWNNHVSQSREDVSKKFITNTILELTKRMQKKSLDITYSQLAFFIINSTTNRTTLKELTTEFLSAVTRYIEKKQKLDESLYSEEIIWYLKSLYYIWKSNDDIISSDFSLKSFIPNILEKVTANLENIESSLLISLFSLFCITNEANLPFLFAHYMTLRSLNINSNLLSPSLNFALENSLKSNKFHKFNKGFATTISSLTEPLSSDYKKSIIEIYVFQLHQLRKENEVGVLIFRNSLSQLYTNIDNFLQEKPSIILLLNSIKDLLVSKSWLFSQYSVELLFPLTLRLNVSYISNKSELHEDEIFQACTSVIANVLFIHRINLSNRNHLVIGWLSECLTLMSSGKLNEESAKLLSRTIVNYCEPPASHSGNKSASSSQRNRLTSTTNIIKKSLRKDVPVLLVKYVFLSLYSPIDQKY, from the coding sequence ATGTTATTACCTGAAAATACACAATCATTAACCAAGCTTTTACGTTCAAAGGATATCACAACCTGCGAGATTTATGACATagttattaattttgataatttaaagttCAATTTTcctaataaagaaattttcgtcttagaattaattattgataGATGGAATGATGCTAAATTGACAAAATTTAAGACTGATCCTAAGATTTGGcaattatttaatactATTTGGTCTCAActtgatgatgaaaatattaaaagaagattATTCAAGAACTTAAAGTTTTTTCCACATTTAGCACAAGCTTTAAACCTAGTATcatcttttgaaaatcCCTCAGACGTAGAAGGATTCTTAATTTCTGTATCAGAAATCTGtaaatctttcaattaCTCATTAACATTAGGCATTTCGCTAGAAAATGCTGAAAGAATTTTAGCTGACCTTCTGACTTTAATTAACAGAACAAACATGGAGAAATTTTCTATTCCTTTAAGACAGAATATAGTTCAACAAATCTTAAATTTAACAGATTTTGGCAATAGGATTCAATTGTCAAATAAGAATTCTGCCAGCTATACGAATATATTATTGCTTCCATCTCTTGAGTATATCAGCTGTAATCCAGAAGATGATTTCACTAATTCTACTTTAACCTCATTTATGGCAAAGCTGTTGTTTGGCCCACATATAAATCCAATTAAACAACTagaaactttttttaaaaataaaggatcaaaattaaatgccTCAAcatcaattattttatttgaaaaatcagCATCCTTCTtatcaaaacaaaaaattgaacaattggaaattattttcactTTAGTCACAGATGCTCAACCCACCGTTACAtctcaattattaaacaaattGTCTTCCTCCAAAAAAACTTTATCTCAACCATTTTTAGAGAAATTATTCACTACTTGCATCGATTCTAATcagaataaaataattaccACTCAAGAGACATGGAGTTTAATTCTTGATATTCTTGAATTGGATCTAGAAATTGGTATCAAATACTTTgaaactttattaaaattaattgatgaaaataaagatgcaaataaagataatactatcaaaatttggtcgaaaataattaaatgcCATATTAATGCCAGagaattttacaaattttttgatgaattacaaagttttattattaaatccaattattatttcttattgTCAGATTCCTCCTTTTCGTATTGGATTACTTCAAACCTGTCATTTCTATCCTCCTctcaattaaatgatttattatctaaatGTATTGATAATACTTTGCATGATTCAAGTAATAATGCTCCCTTATTATTACTAGAAACTTGCTGTAATggtttaataaatctatcCTATACAGCGTtaccattttttaaaacaactTTATCTAAGATTTTTAACAGTGAAGATGCCAAAAATCAATCAAAATTGTACGCAGTCAAATATATTCTGATGGAAGTTTACGAAGATTTTGTCACAGGCCAAAACTTGGAAGATCTCACCAGAGAAATTACTATACCATCTGATTTGAagggaaaaaatattatagaCTTTACATATTTCTGTTTCAAATTAAGAGAGTATAGagattttgatatttcaaaCGTTATTAGTTATTTTgttaaaacttttaaaaaaccAGATGTTTTTACTTCCTCTACAAAACTCTCAATTATTGAAGAACTGTTTACTAAATGGAGTTCAATAATtaacttattattttccaagGAAGATTTGACCTATTTTGTAGAACAACTATTAGCTGAACCCGAACTTACGGTTTTACAAAAGCTAGTATTAGATGATGATTTCTTCGAGGAAGGAAATatcttatatttattaaccaacgcattattaaatttgttaGACAATGTGACTATTGTATCACTACTTATCGACTTCCCAATCCAATGTATCCACAAAGATTTACGTATTGAGCtaatcaataaaataatagaaaaatcggccattacaaaaaatgattccagattattatttcatttacTTGAATATCCTACGTTTAAATCTATTATTGAGACTGATTTAAGATCTCTGTATCATTACCTATCTAAATCTACTGATACATCGTttgaatattcaaatattgtCGTCGAAAAAATATGGAATAATCATGTTTCACAATCTCGTGAAGATGTTAGCAAGAAGTTCATTACCAATACAATTTTGGAGCTTACAAAAAGGATGCAAAAGAAATCGTTAGATATTACTTATTCACAGTTAGCTTTCTTTATAATAAACTCAACAACTAATAGAACTACCTTAAAGGAATTAACAACAGAATTCTTAAGTGCTGTCACTAGAtacattgaaaaaaaacaaaaattagaCGAAAGTCTCTACtctgaagaaattatttggtATTTGAAATCactatattatatatggaaatcaaatgatgatataATCTCCAGTGACTTTTCCTTGAAAAGTTTCATTCCAAATATCTTAGAAAAAGTCACTgctaatttagaaaatatcgAATCATCTCTCCTAATTAGTTTATTTTCTCTCTTTTGTATTACGAATGAAGCTAATCttccatttttatttgcgCACTATATGACATTAAGGagtttaaatattaactcaaatttattatcaccttctttaaattttgcactagaaaattctttgaaaagtaataaattccataaatttaataaaggTTTTGCAACAACTATATCATCTTTAACCGAACCTCTTTCATCTGATTATAAAAAGAGTATAATCGAAATATATGTCTTCCAGCTTCATCAATTGAGAAAAGAGAATGAAGTGGGCGTGCTGATCTTCAGAAATTCACTATCACAATTGTATACTAATATcgataattttttacaaGAAAAACCAAGCATTATTCTACTATTAAATTCCATAAAAGACTTATTAGTTTCAAAATCTTGGCTTTTCTCTCAATACTCcgtagaattattatttccttTAACTTTAAGGTTGAATGTATCTTACATTTCAAACAAATCTGAACTTcatgaagatgaaattttcCAAGCATGTACCTCAGTTATTGCAaatgtattatttattcacAGAATTAACTTATCGAACAGAAATCATTTAGTAATTGGTTGGTTAAGTGAGTGCTTAACTTTGATGTCATCaggaaaattaaatgaagaatcGGCTAAGTTACTTTCGAGAACAATAGTTAACTATTGTGAACCTCCAGCGTCTCATAGTGGTAATAAATCTGCATCATCATCACAACGTAATAGACTAACTTCCACGACTAACATAATTAAGAAATCATTACGAAAAGATGTTCCGGTGTTGCTGGTTAAGtatgtttttttatctttgtATTCACCAATtgatcaaaaatattag
- the GEF1 gene encoding Gef1p (similar to Saccharomyces cerevisiae GEF1 (YJR040W); ancestral locus Anc_1.466) gives MEMCEHPIDSPNLSQNDITHGDGKHRFTDIPETINFDKFTTIDWMSESNNPMKKNDIWNNDRDLINSNFSHYRKLIWERFRIIVTLTLIAITIGSIAGFLQIFTETLVNWKTGHCERNWLLNKSFCCSLGETTKLSDMEVIDKPIPITKRFQSFMDYSLTKREEFECIDQGLWIKRENTPYPFLIFVALSILFATISTLLVKYFAPMATGSGISEIKVWVTGFKYNDKFLSFITLLVKSIALPLTISSGLSVGKEGPSVHYATCCAYVITNWLLGDILTYSQQAEYLTAASGAGVAVAFASPIGGVLFGLEEIASSQEFNASTLWKTYYVALAAVATLKYINPFRNGMIVLFKVTYDRLWTYQEIPVFLLLGVFGGLYGKYISKWNINYVRFRRKYLSSWPIQEVIVLSIITSLISYFNEFLKLDMTESMGVLFHECYRKSDPLNSAVATSNFNHRLCVLDENTNTWGFTKILMALLFATVMRALLVVVSYGAMIPAGIFVPSMAVGATFGRAVSLLVERFISGSGVITPGTYAFLGAAATLSGVTNLTLTVVVIMFELTGAFMYIIPTMLVVAVTRLVMNYTGVTKGISDQMIFVNGFPIMELEDENEKLAFNLNSNNLDEDTTKQIMSTNLITLDETMYLSDLKKIVFNPNNELNGFPIIRADDKLEIEKKCIGYVLKRHLITQLLFIEEDDRNLDTTLVTFTRSITMPDTYVFDFSDLVNRSPITVKPDFPTILLFRMFKQLGCKMIIVEQDGFIQGLLTKKDILRYERIKHREKFSPLYKGSTFLEEKYWPFLKLIIQKFSSKRGL, from the coding sequence ATGGAAATGTGTGAGCATCCAATTGATAGCCCGAATCTATCACAGAATGATATCACTCATGGAGATGGTAAACATAGATTCACTGATATCCCAGAaactattaattttgataaattcaCAACAATCGATTGGATGTCTGAAAGTAATAATCCTATGAAGAAGAATGATATTTGGAATAATGATAGAGATTTAatcaattctaatttttcacatTATAGAAAGCTTATTTGGGAAAGATTTAGAATCATTGTCACATTAACATTAATTGCTATCACTATTGGAAGTATTGCAGGGTTCttacaaatatttacaGAGACTCTAGTCAATTGGAAAACTGGTCATTGTGAAAGAAATTggttattaaataaatccTTTTGTTGTAGCTTGGGTGAAACGACAAAATTATCAGATATGGAAGTTATTGATAAACCTATACCCATAACAAAACGATTTCAATCCTTTATGGATTATTCATTAACCAAACGTGAAGAGTTTGAATGCATAGACCAAGGTCTTTGGATTAAAAGAGAGAATACACCGTACCCTTTTCTCATCTTTGTTGCATTATCGATTCTTTTCGCTACAATTAGTACTCTTTTGGTCAAATATTTTGCACCTATGGCAACAGGCTCTGGGATTTcagaaattaaagtttgGGTAACAGGTTTCAAATATAAcgataaatttttaagttTCATCACTTTATTGGTTAAAAGTATTGCACTACCCTTAACTATTTCTTCGGGTTTAAGTGTTGGTAAAGAAGGTCCTTCCGTGCATTATGCAACTTGTTGTGCTTATGTTATTACCAATTGGCTCTTGGGGGATATCTTGACGTATTCACAACAAGCAGAGTATTTAACTGCAGCAAGTGGTGCTGGTGTTGCAGTCGCATTTGCTTCCCCAATCGGTGGtgtattatttggattagAAGAAATAGCATCTTCACAAGAATTTAATGCCTCTACTCTTTGGAAAACTTATTACGTAGCATTGGCAGCTGTAGCTACtttgaaatatatcaatCCCTTCAGAAATGGGATGATTGTTCTATTTAAAGTCACTTACGATAGATTATGGACTTATCAAGAAATTCCagttttcttattattggGTGTCTTTGGTGGACTTTATgggaaatatatttctaaatggaatattaattatgtccgttttagaagaaaatatttatcttcATGGCCTATCCAAGAAGTAATTGTCTTATCAATCATTACCTCGttaatttcatattttaacGAATTTTTGAAGTTAGACATGACTGAAAGTATGGGGGTCTTATTCCACGAATGTTATAGGAAATCAGATCCATTAAATTCAGCAGTGGCtacttcaaattttaatcatAGATTATGTGTATTGGATGAAAACACAAATACTTGGGGGTTtactaaaatattaatggcTTTACTATTTGCCACAGTCATGAGAGCTTTATTAGTAGTCGTTTCTTATGGTGCAATGATTCCAGCTGGTATTTTTGTTCCATCAATGGCTGTGGGTGCAACATTTGGCCGTGCTGTTAGTTTACTCGTAGAGAGGTTTATTAGTGGTTCAGGTGTAATTACTCCAGGTACATATGCCTTTTTAGGAGCTGCTGCTACTTTGAGTGGTGTCACTAATTTGACATTAACTGTTGTAGTAATCATGTTTGAATTGACAGGTGCATTCATGTATATTATACCAACAATGTTAGTAGTGGCAGTAACTAGGCTAGTAATGAATTATACTGGTGTAACAAAGGGAATTTCAGATCAAATGATTTTTGTTAATGGGTTTCCAATTATGGAATtggaagatgaaaatgaaaaattagcttttaatttaaattcaaataatttagatgaAGATACCACTAAACAAATCATGTCTACTAATTTAATCACTTTAGATGAAACGATGTATCTAtcagatttgaaaaaaatagtatttaatccaaataatgaattgaatgGGTTCCCAATTATAAGAGCtgatgataaattagaaattgaaaagaaatgCATTGGTTATGTATTAAAGAGGCATTTAATAactcaattattatttattgaagaagatgatagAAATCTAGATACAACTTTAGTAACGTTTACTAGATCTATCACTATGCCAGACACTTATGTTTTCGACTTCTCTGATTTAGTTAATCGTTCTCCAATAACTGTAAAACCAGATTTCCCAACTATTTTACTATTTAGAATGTTCAAACAATTAGGATGTAAAATGATAATCGTAGAACAAGATGGGTTTATTCAAGGACTACTAACAAagaaagatattttaagaTACGAAAGAATTAAACATAGAGAGAAGTTTTCCCCATTATACAAGGGAAGTACCTTcttagaagaaaaatattggcCGTTCTTAAAacttattattcaaaaattctCTTCAAAAAGAGGACTGTAG